A genomic region of Peptoniphilus sp. ING2-D1G contains the following coding sequences:
- the purC gene encoding Phosphoribosylaminoimidazole-succinocarboxamidesynthase (ATP + 5-amino-1-(5-phospho-D-ribosyl)imidazole-4-carboxylate + L-aspartate <=> ADP + phosphate + (S)-2-(5-amino-1-(5-phospho-D-ribosyl)imidazole-4-carboxamido)succinate; High confidence in function and specificity), which produces MELIYKGKTKNVYQLENGNYLLKFKDDVTGTDGVFDPGANEVGLTMEGSGRAAIALTKFFFEKFNEKAIPTHFINANLDEKTMEVKAAAVFGEGLEFICRYRAVGSFFRRYRKYVEEGQDLDGFVEVTLKDDAAGDPPITKDALVLLGITTEEEYEMLKKLTREISDMIKEILEEKEIELYDIKLEFGRDKDGNIMLVDEVSGGNMRAYKNGEYIEPLLLPKLILE; this is translated from the coding sequence ATGGAACTTATTTATAAGGGAAAGACAAAAAATGTATATCAATTGGAAAATGGCAATTATTTACTTAAGTTTAAAGATGATGTAACAGGCACTGACGGTGTATTCGATCCCGGCGCAAATGAAGTAGGTCTTACCATGGAAGGTTCCGGCAGAGCGGCAATAGCTCTAACAAAATTTTTCTTTGAAAAATTCAATGAAAAAGCAATTCCGACTCACTTTATTAATGCGAATTTAGATGAAAAAACAATGGAAGTTAAAGCGGCTGCAGTTTTTGGAGAAGGGCTTGAATTCATATGCAGGTACAGAGCTGTCGGAAGTTTCTTCAGAAGATATCGTAAATATGTTGAAGAAGGACAGGATTTAGACGGATTTGTAGAAGTAACGCTTAAAGACGATGCGGCGGGAGATCCGCCTATTACAAAGGATGCTCTTGTATTGCTCGGCATTACGACAGAGGAAGAATATGAAATGCTCAAGAAATTGACAAGAGAAATTTCAGATATGATAAAAGAAATTTTAGAAGAAAAAGAAATAGAGCTTTACGACATAAAACTTGAATTTGGAAGAGACAAAGACGGAAATATAATGCTCGTCGATGAAGTTTCCGGAGGAAACATGAGAGCTTATAAAAACGGAGAATACATCGAACCTCTTTTATTGCCTAAATTAATACTTGAATAA
- a CDS encoding phosphonate ABC transporter inner membrane subunit (ABC transporters are minimally constituted of two conserved regions: a highly conserved ATP binding cassette (ABC) and a less conserved transmembrane domain (TMD). These regions can be found on the same protein (mostly in eukaryotes and bacterial exporters) or on two different ones (mostly bacterial importers) [PMID: 9873074]. In importers, the TMD displays a distinctive signature, the EAA motif, a 20 amino acid conserved sequence located about 100 residues from the C terminus; High confidence in function and specificity): MNKPRYTNNKNNSNKIIQDILTFIIILVILFLSSMHLNLNLGKFVSGIPNIVRFIVNMFPPDFSVVPALLADTLITLETALWGTLIGVIVSLFMSVFAARNLLGKNPIIGGITRFIFTLFRSLPDMVWALIFVSAVGLGTFAGVLALIVYSIGELGKIFAEAIENIDEGPREALESTGANQFKVTMYAIVPQISPEIITFSLFRFESNVRRAFILGMVGAGGLGFQLNVSLRLFRYHEVSAIIILIITIVVLTDTVSGYLRSKII, translated from the coding sequence ATGAATAAACCCCGATATACAAACAACAAGAACAATAGCAACAAAATAATTCAGGATATTTTAACTTTTATAATAATATTGGTGATTTTGTTTTTATCATCTATGCATTTAAATTTAAATTTAGGAAAGTTTGTTTCCGGTATCCCGAATATAGTAAGATTTATAGTCAATATGTTTCCTCCGGATTTTTCTGTAGTGCCCGCTTTATTGGCTGATACACTGATAACTTTGGAGACTGCTTTATGGGGAACTTTAATAGGAGTTATTGTCAGCTTATTTATGTCTGTATTTGCAGCAAGAAACCTATTGGGTAAAAATCCAATTATCGGCGGTATAACTCGATTTATTTTTACCTTATTCAGATCTCTTCCGGATATGGTTTGGGCATTGATATTTGTATCTGCTGTGGGTTTAGGCACTTTTGCCGGAGTTTTGGCTCTCATAGTTTATTCAATAGGTGAACTGGGAAAAATTTTTGCTGAAGCTATAGAAAATATCGATGAAGGTCCAAGGGAGGCTTTGGAATCCACAGGCGCCAACCAATTTAAAGTTACCATGTATGCCATAGTTCCGCAAATCTCACCTGAGATTATTACATTCAGTTTATTCAGATTCGAGTCTAATGTGCGTAGAGCTTTTATATTAGGAATGGTGGGCGCCGGCGGTTTGGGCTTTCAATTAAATGTATCCTTGCGCTTATTCAGATATCATGAAGTTTCAGCGATTATTATTTTGATAATAACCATTGTCGTGCTGACAGATACAGTTTCCGGATATCTAAGATCAAAAATTATCTAA
- a CDS encoding putative polysaccharide deacetylase family protein (This family contains an uncharacterized protein yadE from Escherichia coli and its bacterial homologs. Although its molecular function remains unknown, yadE shows high sequence similarity with the catalytic NodB homology domain of outer membrane lipoprotein PgaB and the surface-attached protein intercellular adhesion protein IcaB. Both PgaB and IcaB are essential in bacterial biofilm formation; High confidence in function and specificity): protein MKKSLFLIIPVLIISFTLYYFNYIRTVGEGTIPVITYHSIMEREDKSNDYVVSKASFERMIETLKKNNFTFLSLRDVEDIIYNEKELPENPVLITLDDGYEDNYKVMYPVIKENDAKVNIFLIGSLLDTEGFLKSEQIAEMSLSGFVEFGSHSFNMHGEFESGKDKGKTWLVAKLEDETDEEYFQKIKNDLIWNNNFIYERSSLFPSAIAYPGAMVNDAVIEAAKEAGLKIGFVGANKFASKAGDLNPYKIKRFNIKESTDIDNMVRFLKSNNKKSK, encoded by the coding sequence ATGAAAAAGTCTTTATTTTTAATAATACCTGTTTTAATCATTTCTTTTACTCTTTATTATTTTAATTATATAAGAACAGTGGGTGAAGGTACAATACCTGTTATCACTTATCACAGCATAATGGAAAGGGAAGATAAGTCAAATGATTACGTTGTATCAAAGGCTTCTTTTGAAAGAATGATTGAAACTCTTAAAAAAAATAATTTCACTTTTCTGAGTTTGAGGGATGTGGAAGATATAATATACAATGAAAAAGAGTTGCCGGAAAATCCCGTTTTAATTACCCTTGATGACGGATATGAAGATAATTACAAAGTCATGTATCCTGTAATTAAAGAAAATGACGCTAAGGTCAACATCTTTTTAATCGGTTCTCTATTGGATACTGAGGGTTTTCTTAAATCGGAGCAGATTGCCGAAATGTCCCTTTCGGGTTTTGTTGAATTCGGAAGCCATTCCTTCAACATGCACGGAGAGTTTGAAAGTGGAAAGGACAAGGGAAAAACTTGGCTTGTCGCTAAGCTTGAAGATGAAACGGATGAAGAGTATTTCCAAAAGATTAAAAATGATCTTATTTGGAACAACAACTTCATCTATGAGAGAAGTTCCTTATTTCCTTCTGCAATAGCCTATCCGGGAGCGATGGTAAATGATGCGGTCATAGAAGCCGCAAAGGAAGCCGGACTTAAAATAGGTTTTGTGGGAGCAAACAAATTTGCATCAAAGGCGGGAGATTTAAATCCCTATAAGATAAAAAGATTTAACATAAAAGAGTCTACGGATATCGATAATATGGTGAGGTTTTTAAAAAGCAACAATAAAAAAAGTAAATAA
- a CDS encoding LysR family transcriptional regulator (This group of sequences represents a number of related clades with numerous examples of members adjacent to operons for the degradation of 2-aminoethylphosphonate (AEP) in Pseudomonas, Ralstonia, Bordetella and Burkholderia species. These are transcriptional regulators of the LysR family which contain a helix-turn-helix (HTH) domain (pfam00126) and a periplasmic substrate-binding protein-like domain (pfam03466). [Regulatory functions, DNA interactions]; Family membership) has protein sequence MDTSKLKTFVNLVELGSYTKTAEKLHISQPTVSSHIKSLEDSIDTQLIQKNWNHYEATEVGNQVYAYASQILKLEEEIYNVADKERDSKSHSLKITTTDKGVYIIPEITQNIKKINPNIQLFFSISNTSSAWDMFHKSSVDCLITPYIDEMKSITEENIIELGKDKLLLAVGLENPLFNKDKIERKDLKKQTFILREQGSNTRKLSLKWMMDNEMEFSNVYEMNYSETIIKAVEKNIGISILPKGINTFIPNKIKFLENIPGLPIERKYILIGKNPDDQIFETFASLTKEAFKKFFD, from the coding sequence ATGGATACGTCAAAACTTAAAACATTTGTCAATTTGGTCGAATTGGGCAGTTACACAAAGACTGCTGAAAAATTACATATCAGCCAACCTACGGTTTCGTCACATATTAAATCCTTAGAAGACAGTATAGATACACAACTTATTCAAAAAAACTGGAATCATTATGAAGCCACTGAAGTGGGAAACCAAGTATATGCCTATGCAAGTCAAATCCTGAAACTTGAAGAGGAAATTTATAATGTTGCAGACAAAGAAAGAGATAGTAAAAGTCATTCACTAAAAATAACGACTACTGACAAAGGAGTCTACATCATACCTGAAATTACTCAAAATATTAAAAAAATTAATCCCAATATTCAGCTTTTTTTCTCCATTTCCAACACTTCATCCGCCTGGGATATGTTTCATAAAAGCTCTGTTGACTGTTTGATAACTCCCTACATTGATGAAATGAAATCCATTACCGAGGAAAATATTATAGAACTGGGAAAAGATAAATTGTTACTGGCCGTCGGTTTAGAAAATCCTCTCTTCAATAAAGATAAAATAGAAAGAAAAGATTTGAAGAAACAGACCTTTATCCTACGTGAACAGGGTTCTAACACCAGGAAATTGAGTTTAAAGTGGATGATGGACAATGAAATGGAATTTTCAAACGTCTATGAAATGAATTATTCTGAAACCATAATTAAAGCTGTTGAAAAAAACATAGGAATTTCTATCTTACCTAAGGGAATAAATACTTTTATCCCTAACAAAATAAAATTTTTGGAGAATATACCGGGATTACCGATAGAGAGGAAGTATATATTAATAGGCAAAAATCCCGACGACCAAATCTTTGAAACCTTTGCTAGCTTGACAAAAGAGGCATTTAAAAAGTTCTTTGATTAA
- a CDS encoding phosphonate ABC transporter periplasmic phosphonate-binding protein (This entry represents a subset of the broader family of phosphate/phosphonate binding protein ABC transporter components. Many of the proteins in this entry can be associated with pathways for the metabolism of phosphonates, particularly the C-P lyase system based on their genomic context; this includes the characterised PhnD protein from Escherichia coli. Note that not all of these proteins are encoded within a phosphonate metabolism context, but can be assumed to bind phosphonate compounds even in the absence of such context; High confidence in function and specificity): protein MKIKIKNLVVIVAIGLLILSLAACTTNNKGEKQASSQETTEQTKDETVIKFGLAPDEDTAAILRKYEPFITYLEEEAGYTIEPYVGADYTAVIQAMDSNHLDAAWFGPSEYVLATDQVKSGVEAFAKAVQTEDSVKYRTAFVVKADSGYKSIDDLKGKTIAFTDPASTSGHIFGRYSLVEEGIVPEEYFENVIYSGSHDAALLSILNDEVDVAAVSSRKIPGFIESGVIKEGDISIIYESVEIPADPLTYRSDLPEEVKTALKDALINNPDKVKEVLSGTEFSHFEEANDADYDIVRNAYKVAGLEPEI, encoded by the coding sequence ATGAAAATCAAAATTAAAAATTTAGTTGTTATTGTTGCAATTGGTTTATTAATATTGTCTTTGGCAGCATGCACTACAAATAATAAGGGAGAAAAACAGGCATCTTCGCAAGAAACTACCGAGCAAACTAAAGATGAGACAGTTATTAAATTCGGACTGGCACCGGATGAAGATACTGCCGCTATTCTAAGAAAATATGAACCCTTTATTACTTATTTAGAAGAAGAAGCAGGTTACACGATTGAACCCTATGTAGGAGCAGATTACACGGCCGTTATTCAAGCTATGGATTCCAATCATCTTGATGCTGCTTGGTTCGGTCCTTCAGAGTATGTTTTGGCTACAGATCAAGTTAAATCAGGGGTTGAAGCCTTTGCTAAAGCTGTACAAACTGAAGACTCGGTCAAATATCGTACAGCCTTCGTAGTAAAAGCTGATTCAGGATACAAATCCATTGATGATTTAAAGGGTAAAACCATAGCTTTTACAGACCCCGCATCGACATCAGGTCATATTTTTGGAAGATATTCTTTAGTGGAAGAGGGTATAGTCCCGGAAGAATATTTTGAAAATGTAATTTATTCAGGCAGCCATGATGCGGCATTGTTGTCTATATTAAATGATGAGGTGGATGTTGCAGCGGTTTCAAGCAGAAAAATTCCGGGATTTATTGAATCGGGAGTTATTAAAGAGGGAGATATTTCAATAATATACGAATCTGTGGAAATCCCCGCCGATCCCTTAACTTATAGGAGCGATTTGCCGGAAGAAGTAAAAACAGCTTTGAAAGATGCTTTGATAAATAATCCGGATAAGGTAAAAGAAGTTTTATCCGGCACTGAGTTTTCTCACTTTGAAGAAGCAAATGATGCGGATTATGACATTGTTCGCAACGCTTATAAGGTTGCGGGATTGGAGCCTGAAATATAA
- a CDS encoding alkaline phosphatase (Alkaline phosphatase (ALP, ALKP, ALPase, Alk Phos) is a hydrolase enzyme responsible for removing phosphate groups from many types of molecules, including nucleotides, proteins, and alkaloids. The process of removing the phosphate group is called dephosphorylation. As the name suggests, alkaline phosphatases are most effective in an alkaline environment. It is sometimes used synonymously as basic phosphatase; High confidence in function and specificity), translated as MKNIKRIGAIAMAMATLLPNFAFAAKKDYGSAKNVILMIPDGMNVESVTTARWMTDDFELAFDFMATGLVKTNNSNTPIADSAPAGTAMATGVKTQSPYIATRPEKGGMPGSEEFDENKKNYPLATVLEGAERQGKSTGIISTSNIQHATPADFSSHNPNRNNYEDLGEQQIYQGMEVVLGAGSKYLEADKRADGEDLIAEIKNLGYEYVTNTAALNAAQGEKLFGLFAPGSLNYSIDRDPAVEPSLAEMTSKALDVLSKNDKGFFLMVEGSQIDWAAHANDPVGIRSEILAFEEAVEVALDFANSNEDTVIIIASDHGTGGMTFGNDNIAEGYDKAPLESFTSIIKTAKLTGQGFGKKLNEDKSNIAELFKETYGVDLTAEEVQSIKDAKDVQKTVGHIISGKSNIGWTTGGHVGGDVGLYCYSTAKDAKLLSGTVHNKEIGLYIESLLGLDLSALSEELYQPARPGFEAKGANVEFKYESEGNPIIIVTKGDQEITFPISKNYAIQNGEKVDLGGLTIFNGTNVFVPKAAFDLVK; from the coding sequence TTGAAAAATATTAAAAGAATAGGCGCTATTGCAATGGCAATGGCAACCTTGCTGCCGAATTTTGCCTTCGCAGCAAAAAAAGATTACGGTTCAGCTAAAAATGTAATTTTAATGATTCCTGACGGAATGAACGTAGAGTCTGTAACTACTGCAAGATGGATGACCGATGATTTTGAACTTGCTTTTGATTTTATGGCTACCGGTCTTGTAAAAACAAATAACTCAAATACACCAATTGCCGACTCAGCTCCTGCCGGAACTGCTATGGCAACAGGTGTTAAAACTCAATCTCCTTATATCGCTACCAGACCTGAAAAAGGCGGTATGCCCGGATCAGAAGAGTTTGATGAAAACAAAAAGAACTACCCCCTTGCAACTGTTCTTGAAGGAGCAGAAAGACAAGGCAAATCAACAGGTATAATTTCTACATCAAATATTCAACACGCTACACCTGCTGACTTCTCATCTCATAACCCCAACAGAAATAATTATGAAGATTTGGGAGAACAACAAATTTATCAAGGAATGGAAGTTGTACTGGGAGCAGGAAGCAAGTATCTTGAAGCTGACAAAAGAGCTGATGGAGAAGATTTAATCGCTGAAATTAAAAACTTAGGATACGAATATGTTACAAATACAGCTGCACTTAATGCTGCTCAAGGAGAAAAACTTTTCGGACTGTTCGCACCGGGTTCACTTAATTACTCCATAGACAGAGATCCTGCTGTTGAACCTTCTCTTGCAGAAATGACTTCTAAGGCGCTTGATGTACTTTCTAAAAATGACAAAGGATTTTTCTTGATGGTTGAAGGATCTCAAATCGACTGGGCAGCTCACGCTAACGACCCTGTTGGAATAAGATCTGAAATTCTTGCATTTGAAGAAGCTGTTGAAGTTGCTCTTGACTTTGCAAATTCAAATGAAGATACTGTAATAATTATAGCTTCCGACCACGGAACAGGTGGAATGACCTTCGGTAACGACAATATAGCTGAGGGATATGACAAAGCTCCTCTTGAAAGCTTTACAAGCATAATCAAAACTGCAAAACTTACAGGACAAGGCTTCGGAAAAAAATTGAACGAAGATAAATCCAATATTGCAGAACTATTTAAAGAAACTTACGGAGTTGACTTAACTGCAGAAGAAGTACAAAGCATTAAAGATGCTAAAGATGTACAAAAGACAGTTGGTCACATCATAAGCGGCAAATCAAACATCGGATGGACAACAGGCGGACACGTAGGTGGAGATGTAGGACTTTACTGCTACTCAACAGCTAAAGACGCAAAACTGTTATCAGGCACAGTACACAACAAAGAAATCGGTCTGTACATTGAATCTCTTTTAGGGCTTGACCTAAGTGCACTTTCAGAAGAACTTTATCAACCTGCAAGACCCGGATTTGAAGCTAAGGGTGCAAATGTTGAATTCAAATATGAATCTGAAGGCAATCCTATAATAATAGTTACAAAGGGTGACCAAGAAATTACTTTCCCGATTTCTAAAAATTACGCAATTCAAAACGGAGAAAAAGTTGACCTTGGTGGACTTACAATATTTAACGGAACAAATGTATTCGTTCCTAAGGCTGCCTTTGATCTTGTTAAATAA
- a CDS encoding type I phosphodiesterase/nucleotide pyrophosphatase (This family consists of phosphodiesterases, including human plasma-cell membrane glycoprotein PC-1 / alkaline phosphodiesterase i / nucleotide pyrophosphatase (nppase). These enzymes catalyse the cleavage of phosphodiester and phosphosulfate bonds in NAD, deoxynucleotides and nucleotide sugars. Also in this family is ATX an autotaxin, tumor cell motility-stimulating protein which exhibits type I phosphodiesterases activity. The alignment encompasses the active site. Also present with in this family is 60-kDa Ca2+-ATPase form F. odoratum; High confidence in function and specificity) — MKKTLIIVLDGTSVEYLSEKNTPNIYRMGRDGFMKTIKSQMPSVTNTNHASILSGTRPDQHKVVGNYYYNRKTEEHGFIESPIFMKEKTLVDFYKEAGLSTAFLSVKGKVGKIYGNNADLIINMEDYDQAIFNELGLEEVPAVDSMTTYEWIFNACYQVIKQKNSDFVYCTTNDYLMHNYVPESPEALEIMSQLDKFIGLIYDIDHDREIYITADHGMNNKDHVYDLQNILDKQGYDTFCLLPLKDRYISNHPYQEGGTVYVYVKNQSQFDRIREFLQSQPYIKDVYTSEQAEKILHLPKEQLGDLLILANENIAFGELENKEEYKNETVRTHGSTYETVIPLIAVNAPVGPEKYEENIDIFKNMALANQEMFSSATHLVKHK, encoded by the coding sequence GTGAAGAAAACTTTAATTATTGTTTTAGATGGAACCTCCGTTGAATATCTTAGCGAAAAAAATACGCCGAATATTTATAGAATGGGAAGAGATGGTTTTATGAAGACCATCAAATCACAAATGCCATCTGTAACCAACACAAACCACGCAAGTATATTGTCAGGAACCAGACCCGATCAACACAAAGTTGTGGGAAACTACTATTACAATAGAAAAACGGAGGAACATGGTTTTATAGAATCTCCGATCTTTATGAAGGAAAAAACCCTTGTGGATTTTTATAAAGAAGCCGGATTGTCTACCGCTTTTTTGTCAGTGAAGGGAAAGGTGGGGAAAATATATGGTAATAATGCTGATCTTATAATAAATATGGAGGATTATGATCAAGCTATTTTTAATGAATTAGGTTTAGAAGAAGTTCCGGCTGTAGATTCCATGACAACCTATGAATGGATATTTAATGCCTGTTACCAAGTAATAAAGCAAAAAAATTCGGACTTTGTCTATTGCACAACAAACGATTATTTGATGCATAATTATGTGCCGGAAAGCCCTGAAGCTCTTGAAATAATGTCTCAATTAGATAAATTTATAGGTCTCATATATGATATAGACCATGACCGTGAAATATATATAACAGCAGATCACGGGATGAATAATAAGGATCACGTATATGATTTGCAAAATATATTAGACAAGCAGGGATATGACACCTTTTGTCTTTTGCCTTTAAAGGATAGATATATTTCTAACCACCCTTACCAAGAAGGGGGTACTGTATATGTTTATGTTAAAAATCAAAGTCAGTTTGACAGAATCAGGGAGTTTTTGCAAAGTCAACCCTATATTAAAGATGTATATACATCTGAACAAGCAGAAAAAATATTGCACTTACCTAAAGAGCAATTGGGAGATCTGCTTATTCTCGCCAATGAAAATATCGCCTTTGGGGAGCTTGAAAATAAAGAAGAATATAAGAACGAAACCGTTAGAACTCACGGTTCCACATATGAAACCGTCATACCTTTGATTGCAGTCAATGCTCCTGTTGGTCCTGAAAAGTACGAGGAAAATATAGACATTTTTAAAAATATGGCACTTGCAAATCAGGAGATGTTTTCAAGCGCAACTCATCTTGTAAAACACAAATAG
- the phnC2 gene encoding Phosphonates import ATP-binding protein PhnC 2 (Part of the ABC transporter complex PhnCDE involved in phosphonates import. Responsible for energy coupling to the transport system; High confidence in function and specificity), translated as MKSSTSVDIKNLYFTYTDENNMVLKGIDLEVYARQFCVLLGKSGSGKSTLLRCINGLNTPVKGDIFILGEKVTKKNLRKKRRSLGMIFQEYNLVNRLSTLENVLCGILPNVENWRAGFRYFKNEEKDYAYSLLEKVGLENFADVRADQLSGGQKQRVGIARALAQNPSILLADEPVSSLDPVTSEEILTLLLNICKNENLTVIVSLHQLQYARMFGERIIGLKNGQIMFDNNTDDLNDTIVDQIYERSVLNE; from the coding sequence ATGAAGTCCAGTACCAGTGTAGATATAAAGAATCTCTATTTTACCTATACTGACGAAAATAATATGGTTTTAAAGGGAATTGATCTTGAAGTTTATGCCCGCCAATTCTGTGTTTTATTGGGCAAGAGCGGTAGCGGAAAGTCTACCCTCTTGCGTTGTATAAACGGTTTAAACACACCTGTAAAGGGCGATATATTTATACTGGGAGAAAAAGTAACAAAGAAAAACTTACGAAAAAAACGTAGAAGTTTGGGCATGATTTTCCAAGAGTATAATTTAGTCAACCGCCTGAGCACCTTAGAAAATGTCTTGTGCGGTATCTTGCCCAATGTTGAAAATTGGAGGGCGGGATTTCGATATTTTAAAAATGAAGAAAAAGATTATGCCTATTCCTTGTTGGAAAAAGTAGGTTTAGAAAACTTTGCCGATGTAAGAGCGGATCAACTCTCCGGCGGGCAAAAGCAAAGGGTCGGCATAGCAAGAGCCTTAGCTCAAAATCCCAGTATTTTATTAGCAGATGAGCCGGTATCCAGTTTGGATCCTGTTACGTCTGAAGAAATTTTGACATTGCTTTTAAATATTTGTAAAAATGAAAATCTCACAGTTATTGTAAGTCTCCATCAACTTCAGTATGCAAGAATGTTTGGCGAGAGAATTATCGGACTAAAGAACGGTCAAATCATGTTTGATAATAATACTGATGATTTGAATGACACTATTGTAGATCAAATCTATGAAAGAAGTGTGCTCAATGAATAA
- a CDS encoding Hypothetical protein (Family membership) translates to MDLEKNKKLMNMINSLSDFDYDLIYALMERLYENRDTEEELDEAINEMDVEQLETLLGEDYLEKIMHWKRN, encoded by the coding sequence ATGGATTTAGAAAAAAATAAAAAACTCATGAACATGATCAATTCTCTTTCAGACTTCGATTATGATTTAATTTATGCCTTAATGGAAAGGCTTTATGAAAACCGTGATACTGAAGAAGAGCTTGATGAAGCGATAAATGAAATGGATGTAGAACAATTGGAAACTCTCTTAGGTGAAGACTACCTGGAAAAAATAATGCATTGGAAAAGAAACTAA